The following nucleotide sequence is from Zingiber officinale cultivar Zhangliang chromosome 10A, Zo_v1.1, whole genome shotgun sequence.
AACTTGCTCCTTGTATATTTTTGGGACCGACCTCGAGCATCGGCATGCAAGGCTGGGGCAAGCCCGGTTTGTTTGTAGATTCTTCCAGCGACGAGGATAGCTCACCCCCTCCTCTTGGTTTCTAGCTTAAAGTCTTCTCATGGTCAACTCCAGCACCACATTATCGGCGGTCCACTCTTCTTAGCTTCGGACGGGATTAGATCCGCTGCACAACTAAAAAGTTCTGTAAGTGTTGTTATCTGTATTGTTCCTTTGGATGTtgatgaagggattttaaagacaTTATAGACTGTTCTTTATTTGCATAATCTGTGTGCTTCAGTTACTATGTCCTGATTTATTCATCTTTTGAACTATGCTTGTGACACTTGGTTGGAAGTTGGAAGCAACCAATATTATGAAACTCAATGTTGTCTTGATAAATTTCTTAATATTATCTTTTTGTTGTTAACCAAGTGATTTTCTTCTTGTAATATCTTCTTAATCTTGATAAATGATACTTCTTTTTGTTAGCTTGACCTTTCATTGAATTCGAGCTAATAATCCCTTCTCATTTGTTCTTACATTGGTTGACTGCAGTGTTTTAGTTTTCCCTTGTAATCTGCTATAAACCTGGTTCATATATGCATCAATTTAGCTGTGAATTTCAGTGCAGGTAGGAAATTGGTCTGGATGGTTAACAGAGGTACTTGgtttggatgatgatgatgattaacagAAAGATGACCGGGACACCAATGAGAGTGATAACGCTTACCTTCTTAATCAATGATGGTTAACAGAGGTACTAGTTTTAGCCTTTCTGTATGACTAGTTATTTTGGCTATGGATTTTGCTGTGTCTTTTCATTCTGCTTCAAGTGTTTGCTGTTCTATATCGTGTTTTGGGGTTCAGGTCTGTTCTTTGCTTGGTCCGAGTCTTTTGAATCATCTTCCTTTCTCTGCTAGTTTGGTTCTCAAACAGCAGTTCTCTTCTTTTGTACATCATTTCGATCATAAAGTCGATCTCAATCCTCATCTATAATATCATATTAAATCCATATCATTTCAATAAACGAATTGCAATGGAATCACAAggaaggagattttttttttttgttttgttttgttttacagATTTTAGAGGGATAGAACCCAAGGGAGTATTTTTTTCTGGATTTCTTCTTCCCCTAGTTCTTTTGTTTCTCCACCGTTAGTGGCGGTTTCCCTTCCTCGTTGTCTTTCACACAGAAATAAGCAAGCACTAGCCAGCACGCTATCACAAGCATAACGATCTCAAACCCTGACGATCTTGGCCGCTCGGACGACGGGATTCTCGCGAGCGATGATGGCGCGGGCGGCCGTCTTGTAGTCGAAGCTGCACTCGTGGCGGTCTGAGTAGCGGTGCTGGCTGCAGAACAGCTCGCCGCACCGGCACCGGAATCCCGCCAGCCGCAGTCGCTTCTGGCACGAGAAGCACCGGTTCGCCGGCCTCTCCGGCGCTTGCGCCGCCACGGCCGCGGCGGCGGCAGCTTCTCCCTTCGGATCTCCCTCCTCGGGAAGCTTCACCGGGGCCGGAGGGCGTGCTGGAGGGGCGGATCTGGGAGAGCAGGACCGGGGAGGCGAAGCGGAGGCTGGCGCCGCTGCCGATTGCAGCTGGAAGCAGGACTGACACATGTTGTTGGTGGTGGAGTTGCCGGGGAAGCCACAGTTGTTGACGCAGAGCCGCTGGAGCttcgcctcctcctcctctcgcTGCGCCATCGATGAATAGAGAGATCGAGgtcggaagaaaaaaaaaaaagaccaaaAGAATTGGGTGATTTGGCGGAAGAAATTGGGATCTGGGGCGAGAAACGAACCAGCGGTTGGGTTTTATCAAGGGGCGAGAAACGCCGACGATGACGCGGCACGCGacggaaaaaggaaaaaggacaaATGGAAAACGGTGGCAGAACGCGTGGTGGGCGTCTTCCGGACGGGCTCGCAGTTTCCACTTTCCAGGGGGCGTATTGGTAAAATCTGCCTTCCGGTCAACCCCGCGGAGCCGCCCAGTTTGACCACCACGTGGAAGTTCACTCATCCGACGGCTGCGGGTGGGTCGCCCTTTCCGTCGGCGTCGCGTCACGTCACGTCACGCTGCTGCTGCCGCGGGCTCCCAGTCCTTCATCGTCCACCTGGTGGTGACGGCTATCGTCACGAAACGGATCGCGTTGGAAATTTGAATGCGGCAAAAACTAAAGATGAACGTGTGAGTAGATAATAAGCCACGTAGATAGTGAAGATGGAAAATGACCCATCTTTTCTTTAATTTCCACGCTTTCCCGTGGATGAAACCGCCAAATTAATAATGAAAGTTTTTCTACAATTTACTTCAacggaaagaaaaataaagtgtaAAATTTAGAAACtagctagtttttttttttaatttttttttttgaagagggGATTCTTTGATTTATAATCCTTGATTCTTTTTGGTAATTTATACATCGGATTGTTGctagaatttattaaaattagttGTCTATTGAATTCACCTTTTCATTTAGGTTGTATTTTGAGTTGAGATAGACAATCGTCGGTGGTAAGTGGATTGTATGACATCGAGCAAGGGGTGTCTTGCCCATCGCTAGCGATCTTTGACCGTCTGTCTGGGTGGAAAGGTGAATTCAGGAGATATCACaatcaattttaattgaatttctgTCACGATTCGACATGTAAATTACGAAAGAGATcaggagatcaaggattacaaaCAGAGAATCCTTTAGTTTTTATAGTTGTAATTAGTGGCTATTTTTTATAGTGGtagattttatatatttaattttacttCTATGAAATAATatagttaaaataatatttcaataaaataaatatcattttaattttgataatttaattaaaataatatttcaacgagtaaatattttaaatacaCATAATTTAATTATTATCGAGTGTGTAGACAATGTCGGatctagacaaaaaaaaaaagaagagggtATTCAAAGAAAGAAGCTGGAATTTGTCTTCTTTCTTACTGTCCCTCAAATTGTAACATAGTGGTAGAATTTTCTTGGAGTGCTCAAGCACATCCCTGCTCTCCTCTATATCCGTCACTGCTTGCAGAAGTTAGTAGGTATCTTCTATAATCTGCAGTAGGTATCTATTAATTTCTATACTGTAGAAATTAGTCAGTAGTTTTTACACGTAGAACTTATAACTTGATAATTTCTAAAGCAGTGCTGAATTCAATGGTATTTTTAAGACAAAATTACACTATAAGTGAACACGAAGTTTCTTGAATACACTTGGTCAATGTGATCTTAACATTAACACGATATTTCTTGGATAAATTTAAAGAATATTTTTCTTGATGGAATGAAAGGTTTAGTCTTAAGTGAACTAGGCGAAGTGGATACATAGTAATACTACTTTGTATCAACAAATAAACATTCAACATCATAAGTTGATACTGTCAACCTTCTGAGGCTATCATTGCCTCCGACCTCCAAAACTTGGCCTTCTCAAATCCATTCTCGCAATATTGGAAGTCATTGATCGTCTGATCGATCTCTTCCTCCGTGTTCATCACAAACGGCCCTAATTGCGCCACCGGTTCGCCCAATGGTTCACCGCCAATAAGCACAAACCGCAAAGGCTTTACCGACTTATTCCACACCTCAAGTCCATCGCCGTggctcaaaaggagaagatggtGCGTTCCAATCGATCCGGACTTTTCAACACCAAACACACCCTCACCTTCAAGGACATAGAGGAATGCATTCCAAGTAGGCGGGATGGGTTGGCAAAGATGCGCTAAAGGCTTCAGTGTGAAGTCCAAGTACATGGTCGGAGTCCTGGTGTAGACCGGCGAATTTATTCCCATCGACTCACCTGCGATAACACGAACCTCAATGCCatttttgttggtgcaagctATGTCCTTGCTTTGAAGCTCCTGGTATTTCGGCTCGATCCTACAATGATAAGATAGAGACTACATAAGCATAGGCTTTGTCAAGACATATGGAACAATGTTAAAGGAATACTTTTCTCTTTCTATTTTCTTTAATAAGAGAATAGATTGTTTCTATGACATGATATAGTAATTTTATTGTTACATTAAGACTCTCCTTCTTGATGATACTAAAAATAAaggttttttttatattatttttgcaTAAGAAAATTCATTATGGCCTACAAAATGTGCAACCAAAGTTAGGCTCCAACCACCAGACACTACCAATGCCTGAAATCATTAGATTGGTTCTTCCTGGCTCCACATTGCTGTGTTCTAAAGGGAGTCCCTGCTTTTACTATGTGGAAGCTTAAACTTTGTTCAGAAACAAGACTCACATTTTGTTCCTGGAAGAGAGATTGACCCAAAGCTGCAGCCCCTTGGCGACCCCTTGCCCTGCAGGCATCTCAGAGTGCACAATTCCCCTGCCGGCGGTCATCCACTGCAGGTCGCCGGCCTTTATCGTTCCCTTGTGGCCTTCAAAGTCTTCATGTGTCAATGCTCCCTGAGATATTTACATGGCCAATGGTGTAAACCAACAAATACTAGTACCACCTACTGCATGATTGTGAAAGAGCAACAAACTGATGGCTCTGTTTTGATGTAATTGAGCATCAAAAGATAAAGAGAATGCTTTACCTCTAGCATGTAAGTGACGGTCTCAAAACCTGaagtatcaaaaagggggaagcAAAAATTTCAGTTAATTCTGAGTTTAGAATGGATGCAAATTTCTGGACCAATCAtggatatatgtatatatatacaccTCGATGAGGATGGTCAGGGAATCCAGCAGGAGCAcaaactgtggcacagaagaatTAAGCTTCAGTTCTTATGAGATAATTCCTACAAGTAATGCCTGGCGATGGATCGAAGAACTCACCTGAGAACTCATCCAGAACAAGAAAAGGGTCGAAGTACCTCAACTCAAACCTGAACCAAAAAGAGGTGACTGTAAATTAAGATGTGAAATTGCAGTGCTGAAGGAGAAGATgatcaatcaattaatcaatcaatcaatcacctTCCGATGCTTCTCCGGACGACGGCGCCGTTGCCTTCGCGCTGCGGCCGCGCCTGGAACTTCCTAGCCACATGCCGTGGCTTCCGCAGAGAGGAGGAGTAATTGTCTGTATCAGCCATGGCAGTGCAGGAAGAGAAAAGGTGGAGGTGTAATTGAGGAATTGAAGACGGTGGGCGATGGGGCTCTTATAGGGAGCTGGGGCTGCTCTGTTCCATcggtttttctttcctttccttgGACTTTTGTTGCGTACTGAAACGGGGCCAGACAAACCGAACGCTGCTGCATCGAGTGGTTTGCTTTTGCCATAAAGTTGTCGCCTTCGTCCCTCCTCGTCATGCTGCGTTCATGCTGATGCATGCAGCGGCTCTGGGCGAAGATTGTTTTCTCTTAAGTTTGTTGATGTTGACTTTGGTGGTGGTTTATGAGTTGTCTGCGTTTTCCGGTGGGCGGCGATGCTCTTTCAACGTAGAAATaagagggaattgattaaggATGACGGCCAGGTGACGCAGCAGTGATCGATGCAGTGTCGTGCATTGCGTTTAATAATTAATGGAGGGCCAGGCGAAGCCTCCCAATTAAATCACGCACCATGTTCATGTGCTGTTTGACTGGTGATTTGTTCTTGAATTTAAGGAATTAATTAGCAGCATCGCTGATCCATGTCTATTCAAGAGAATTGACTAAATTGAGCACCATGAAGTCGATGAAGATTGTTGTTTCTTAACTAGAAAGAGTAGAACAGTATGCATGTGAATGGATCAAAACAACCAGTAGAGATGAATGATTCATTAGAAATTCTGAGAAAGCTAGCGATGCTCTTTGGATCGTCTCCAGCTTCAACTTCGCTTTCGCTTTGTGAGTATTTATATTTACTTCTCTCTATATCCATGAGAATTGAGGGCCTTAAAGAGGatctaacttttttttttccgGTCAAAGTTGTGAGAAATCGGATGAGATTAATGAGTTGGGGATGAAGAAAAAACAGGAAGGGTTCTAAGTTGATGGGCTAGTGGGCTGGTCATGTGATTGTCATAAGGACCATAGTATGGGCTATTAGGCCTTGAGGACATATGGTTATAAATGAATAATATTTGTGAATAAGATTGATATTtgatttagtaaaattttatttatatttgtttaatGTATATAAAAATCAACTAAATAAATCAAGTTAAAGCCAAGTTTAATAAAATTCAAGTTCTggtgcaagaaaaatctaaactTTAAAGGGATAAATTTTTTACTTGGAATTTAAAATCAGATTATGTTTTAGAATCTATATTTGTTATCAGTAAATTTATAACCATCAAATTTCGGATTCAAATTCTATCGTTTAAGCCCTCAACTGGTACTCtaaagattttattattatttttaataatttttattttatgatatttaagataattttgatatTTCTGTATCTACGAGTCTTAGTTTTTCTATATCaacatttaatttcaattttttctaaaaaaatttattttctgaattttttttttcaataagatTGATTGAAATTGAAGTTCATATattaatatttcttttattttaatatttcttttatttcttagTTATAAGATCTAGATTATGTATAAATATGAGAATTAATCTCTTTTTTATtaacaaaattttcttttatgataaatttaatggatttttttaatttgtttttggtAATCTCTCTTCTTaatttctcctcaatctctcatttcaTTAGTCCATAAGATAATCATTATCTTACCTGATATCAAATTTATAAAAAAGAGTACCGAGAGAAGCCACAAGTTAAGTTCAACCTAAGAGTTGGAGCTATATCGGCACCCTCCCTTCTATAAAAAAAACGATTAATCAGGTTAGGTAACGTCGAGCCTGGAGTGACTGATCCGACCTCACGAAAGTTTTCCATCGACCACCAAGGTAAATCCAGAAGTGTTCACAGCGGATAGCCCAAAAATCCAACATTTTTTAATTGTGtgtcccatttggagaaaaaatttctataaatttatcataACTGAGGCTCGAatcataaatatctagatgataATCTGAGTATCCTATCATTATACCATAATCCCGAGGACAATATCCTCCCTTCTACCGACTAAAGGGAGGGAGGCTGAATGGGAAATGCTTCTAGAAGTACTGTGGTGGATTAGTTGAGTATAGCTTTCATTACATGAACATCTCAACTAATGGAAGATGTTCTTCTTAAGGAAGGAGTCAATCCATGTACTGTTGCATGTGAAAAGAAGAAGACAAATGTTGAAGTGGTCCTTTCATTGCTATTTGGCTTTTGTTAGGCTGAGACAAAGCTAGAAGGCATGAGGGATCCCACCAAAGTTAATGCCGATTCATTAAACAAACACATGAGCTAGGTCAGCAAGAAGAAAACAACCCtaaattgtgaaaaaaaaaatcaaccataACTTCAATTTTACTTTCTATCCatatgttaaaaaatatttattcttattTCCTAACTAAACATAATAGTCcgttaatttatctaattattctttattttttatataaaaaatttaacagaaaatataattctttctaaatttaatacatttaaactaaaatctaatttatttttttatcaaattgaacaTGACTCTTTTTTCACCTAGCTAactaatcgattgagagtcatacCGGCCCAATTGATTCAGCGTAAGCTAATCGATTGATCAGGcttaaaaaaaatcatgtttaatttaataaaaaaaatatactaaattttaatttaaatattttataaaaataaaattaggtAAATCGGTATGCATTAgagagttgaagcaaataaaaatttacatgcaAAGAatgagggggcgtttggttctttcctaggaataggaatcggaatgagaatcattatattgtggaatgggaatgggaatgggtatgagcataaatatcactcttaaaagcaatgtttggttagttgcatattttctattggaataaattaaaattttcttttttacccttaaagaaaaataagagaaaaaaattagatgtgagaaaaagatgaatgtgagagaaaaatatgatgaaagagaatgatgagagagaaagtatgatgagagaggaagtgtgatgagagaaaatgagcaaagagagtgtgataggagagagcatgatgaaagaagatgagagagaaaatatgatgtgagagaaagtacgatgggagaggatgaagagagagaaaatgtaatgagaaaaaatgaggagagagagtgtgatgagagaaattgaggagagagaaagtatggtgagagataaagtatgatgaaagagaaagtatgatgaaaaaaaaagagaacatgggagagattgaggagagagaaagtatgatgtgggaaaaagtatgatgagagagaaagtgtgttgaggaaaaaatgagggagtgtgacaagagagagtgaggagagagaaagtgtgatgagaacgaaagtgtaatgagaaaaaaaaagaaaaaggagtaagaagtgtgataggagagagaaagtgtgtgataaaatgatgagagagaaaatatgatgagagagaacaaggagagagaagttatatgaaagaaaaaataaataaataaattttgatatttgatattaagggagaaaattttagttttaggtcaagggtatttttggaataagggaatattttgattgatgaaaatagggtaatgactcattgaaggggagattcatgagaatgagttattacccaatttcaaggattcattcccttatttgcattcctattcctataattcaaacattaacaatagcaatcaatgattctcatttccattccccactcctattcccctaaaccaaacgccccctgagAATAAACTTTTTCTAACATGAGGACTGAGGAGGAAAACTAATTTGTTATTAGGGAGTTTTGAgtattttttccaaaaataattgaAAATAAGACCGGCTAAGCGAGCTAGAGCCACCAACCAAGCTAAAAGGGCTAAGCGAGCTAGATgaatataatcaacaagtcaaACAAACCAAGTTGACTGATCAAGACAAGTAAGTTGGTTTGGCTAATCATGCATGCTAAAAGGGTTAATCAAGCCAAATAGGCCAAGTGGATGGATCCCATTAACTCATATCCAATCTCGTAATCAAGTTCACACCCTAAATAGCTTGTCTAATCGAAATAAACTCATACTAAACCATTGAAACATGCACATAATTGTCTTCATCATTCAAGTATatataattaacctaattaattttgtCGATCTCATTGGCTACGAAGGCTCGTTTCTGCATCATTAATTCTCATAAGACAATTCATAGTTGAGTATAACATCTTTTTAATTCCATGAAGTTATGCCATCAATAATTGCAAACTTTTGGACTAGTGGCCGATGTTCCCCTTGGGAAAGGTTGAAGGGGAGTCAAAGTTGTTAATGTGTCCCACTGAAGGTGCCTCACTGCACTGCATGCATGTTCTTTGACTTTACTGGTCTTCCTTTATCCCTACACAAAGCTGGAAGGCACAGGAGTTCCACTAAAGTCACACTGACCACTACACAAAAGATACAGCATcaacaaacaaataataataatacttacAGTAAGTGTGGATCACTTAACAAAGCTGGAAGGATTCTCGTGGGTATTATTATTGCTACGGAGCAGTGTCATATCAAATGTCGGATTACTGGAGGGTTTCTTGGTTACATTCGTTTATTGATTTCATATTATAGTCACTCGACATATTGTAATAAACTATGAAATaagatatttttaatattttatttaaatgtaTGGTTTGATGGATCTTCGGTCTATAGGTTGCAGACTCATTTGAACTAATGGTATGATCTCATGTAAATTGGATAGAACTTTGATAAATTCACATTGGATGTTGATAGATTATGGCAGCTATGTAGAGTTTGCAACCCTCGACTGCCTATTGGACCACTCATGCGACATTGTACATACCCTAGTTCGAGATCGAGCTCCTAACCGACCCTTCAGGTTTTTCAACATGTGGGCATTGCATGGGAATTTCCAAAAAGTGGTGGCAGACTTGTGGATGGGTCCGACTGTAGGGAATGTGCAGTTTGTGCTCAAGGCAAAACTTACCCGGTTGAAGGTGTTGATtttctaaatgcatgaattaaAACGAATTAAagacttacagcgatctcccgcagatctgcaatcggcGATGGCTGAATGTAATATTCGGACTTGCTGGACCTGTTGTCAGAAGAGCAATCACAAAGTCGGAAAGCTCACCataattccacgaaccaaatcccaccgcctcggatgttttcctttttctctcttTCTCCACAACCTTCGTTGTCGTTCTTGTtgaatgatccttggacgcaccctttataaagagaaataatccAGGGGTATAATGGACATTTTTCATTAATAGTAGTGGGCAATGTGGGTATGTTTTCACGTTCTcatttcctacatctcccactcgtccaaggtaagtcactaagactagttcattcatgTTAGTTACTAAGACCAGTTAGTCACAAAaactaaataagtcacatagactatttgagaATTTAGTCACATAGACAATATTAGAATattcaatccatacttagagaaaatgattcgtgcgacaacaagcacattgagcgatagttgctaagaagattgttatacCTTACATAGTCACTCTCTGAGCGATCAATACTAACAAAGTTTTTACACTTTACTTAGtcgctcaaataaattagagacactctGCATGACATatagcctctttcctggtggcacatagcctttattcaggatccatccaatcttccaGTGGTGCACAActattatcttggagatatccatgttTTGCTATTTATCtggattaaataatttttatttacatcaatatgaacatctctaatcccttataatgaccattatatcaagagcatgttccatatccaatattcacattcatttctatacataacggaaatgggtcgaccagtgaataacatctaatgatgtaaatatatttaatcttcttttttTAGCTAAAATTTATTTATACTAATCAGTCGCTTTTCTAGTTATATTCCATAGACCGAATTATACATAGctataggatacatgctaaagtagtaaACACTGATTAGGACTTCAAGTAAACAGTTAAATAATCACTAAAgcaaaaaattgagattaacttataatctcaaaggtatCATATAGTAGAGAAACATGGATCCATTCTCCTATTACCTTTATTGTGACAATAGCACATGtgatatgaatcacatgctacgatgttattctctttactaaaaagagtgcatgtttttctcaaatttaatatcgtacagattttgatctagatatacctaatgactaatcctgaattcaacatatgaattctaatctggccttcaacggattcagtaaatggtgggttcatttacttcgatcattattaacacataaatgatctcatcttgacacaattatcaagacgacCTCAACTTATGGATATATCTCTAATTTCAGCTACATAAGCTATTCAATAAATAATGGTCTTatctctatttgtacttaacaaacagagatgattgtccatgtgagtggaccaatctcaatatgTCAACAtactcaccgagatcttatatgaatgtaacaaatacaacatatacattgaataaattatagcaaatgacacaatcaaatcacaaagtctaattgttattgttggtgcaacatccctcaggtcaaggttgacctggttgaccaagctgagtcttggtttgagtttagatgtttgacaataagaaattgattgaagaagagtcaagtaggtcaaggttgaccggatacttgactgggaagtcctaactgggatgttaggtagaatggaagtcctggtgagtgaagccaggcagaaggaaagtcctagtgagtgaaactaggcagattgaaaaccctagtgagtgaagctaggtgaaagtcctagtgagtgaagccaggtgaaagccctagtgagtgaagctaggcagatggaaagtcctagtgagtgaagctagg
It contains:
- the LOC122027078 gene encoding pirin-like protein, whose amino-acid sequence is MADTDNYSSSLRKPRHVARKFQARPQREGNGAVVRRSIGRFELRYFDPFLVLDEFSVCAPAGFPDHPHRGFETVTYMLEGALTHEDFEGHKGTIKAGDLQWMTAGRGIVHSEMPAGQGVAKGLQLWVNLSSRNKMIEPKYQELQSKDIACTNKNGIEVRVIAGESMGINSPVYTRTPTMYLDFTLKPLAHLCQPIPPTWNAFLYVLEGEGVFGVEKSGSIGTHHLLLLSHGDGLEVWNKSVKPLRFVLIGGEPLGEPVAQLGPFVMNTEEEIDQTINDFQYCENGFEKAKFWRSEAMIASEG
- the LOC122027080 gene encoding zinc finger A20 and AN1 domain-containing stress-associated protein 11-like, with translation MAQREEEEAKLQRLCVNNCGFPGNSTTNNMCQSCFQLQSAAAPASASPPRSCSPRSAPPARPPAPVKLPEEGDPKGEAAAAAAVAAQAPERPANRCFSCQKRLRLAGFRCRCGELFCSQHRYSDRHECSFDYKTAARAIIARENPVVRAAKIVRV